One genomic region from Streptomyces venezuelae encodes:
- a CDS encoding GntR family transcriptional regulator, producing the protein MAETGRTGAASLSARAREAVLQRIVDRRYAQGARLVEREVAEELGMSRVPVREALRALVAEGLLELLPHSGVRVRRLERADVEHLYEVWEPLAVQASRLAARALAADGAERLAGLEAALRQAESAAAAGEGAREVAAHTAFHEGVVELAGNPLLARTMEQLSWQLRLLFGLREEPAHMRAQHAEMFRHIAAGDAEAAAASTLLHVRDSRAVALRSLFGDA; encoded by the coding sequence GTGGCGGAGACCGGGAGGACCGGGGCGGCCTCGCTCAGCGCGCGGGCGCGTGAGGCCGTGCTGCAGCGCATCGTCGACCGGCGGTACGCGCAGGGGGCCCGGCTCGTCGAGCGCGAGGTCGCCGAGGAGCTCGGCATGTCCCGTGTCCCGGTGCGCGAGGCGCTGCGCGCGCTCGTCGCCGAGGGGCTGCTCGAACTGCTCCCGCACAGCGGGGTGCGCGTCCGCCGGCTGGAGCGGGCCGACGTGGAGCATCTGTACGAGGTGTGGGAACCGCTGGCGGTCCAGGCCTCGCGGCTCGCGGCGCGGGCCCTGGCGGCGGACGGCGCCGAGAGGCTCGCCGGTCTTGAGGCGGCCCTGCGGCAGGCCGAGTCGGCGGCCGCGGCGGGCGAGGGGGCGCGGGAGGTGGCCGCCCACACGGCGTTCCACGAGGGCGTCGTGGAGCTGGCGGGCAATCCGCTGCTCGCCCGCACCATGGAGCAGCTGAGCTGGCAGCTGCGGCTGCTGTTCGGTCTGCGCGAGGAGCCGGCGCACATGCGGGCCCAGCACGCGGAGATGTTCCGGCACATCGCCGCCGGGGACGCGGAGGCCGCGGCGGCCAGCACGCTGCTGCACGTGCGGGACAGCAGGGCCGTCGCGCTGCGCTCCCTCTTCGGCGACGCCTGA
- a CDS encoding LapA family protein → MAQNAPPRHGPPTLTVKGRDMRLRTLGFLVLAGLAIWFIAVNTGSVSIRLWIPTVTLPLWVVLTVTLLVGILLGMFLSMRRRARR, encoded by the coding sequence ATGGCACAGAACGCACCTCCACGCCACGGCCCCCCGACGCTGACCGTCAAAGGCCGGGACATGCGGCTCCGTACCCTCGGATTCCTCGTGCTCGCGGGTCTCGCCATCTGGTTCATCGCGGTCAACACGGGATCGGTCAGCATCCGGCTGTGGATTCCCACCGTCACCCTGCCCCTGTGGGTCGTGCTCACGGTCACGCTGCTCGTGGGCATCCTGCTCGGAATGTTCCTTTCCATGCGACGGCGAGCCAGGCGCTGA
- a CDS encoding carbohydrate ABC transporter permease → MTPSTPAAAVSRPAAPRRSARRRGRWGTAAPYLFVLPAVLLFAGFKLYPIAWSFLLSLHRTVGGTETFVGADNYLRLADDPLFWTALRNTGVILVVQVPLMLALATGLAVALDSTLLRGRPVFRLGFFLPMVTGLVAYGIVFSVLLNEEYGLVNWLLGLVGIDPVPWLTEGLWARISLGLALTWHYTGYNAVILLARLQTIPRELYDAAAVDGAGALGAFRHVTLPGLRPALLLTTVLSTIGTLQLFDEPYVLTGGGPDNATLTIGVYLYQNAFKYFDFGYASAVAYALTVLVGVLGMIQFRLLGEKS, encoded by the coding sequence ATGACACCGAGCACGCCCGCGGCGGCCGTGTCCCGCCCCGCCGCACCCCGCCGCTCCGCGCGCCGGCGCGGGCGGTGGGGCACGGCCGCCCCGTACCTCTTCGTCCTGCCCGCGGTGCTGCTCTTCGCCGGGTTCAAGCTCTACCCCATCGCCTGGTCGTTCCTTCTCAGCCTGCACCGCACGGTGGGCGGCACCGAGACCTTCGTGGGCGCCGACAACTACCTGCGCCTCGCCGACGACCCGCTGTTCTGGACCGCGCTGCGCAACACCGGCGTGATCCTCGTCGTGCAGGTGCCGCTGATGCTGGCGCTCGCCACCGGGCTCGCGGTCGCCCTCGACTCCACCCTGCTGCGCGGGCGGCCCGTCTTCCGGCTCGGCTTCTTCCTGCCGATGGTCACCGGCCTCGTCGCGTACGGCATCGTCTTCTCCGTCCTCCTCAACGAGGAGTACGGGCTCGTCAACTGGCTGCTCGGCCTCGTCGGCATCGACCCGGTGCCCTGGCTGACCGAGGGGCTGTGGGCCCGGATCTCCCTGGGCCTCGCGCTGACCTGGCACTACACCGGCTACAACGCCGTGATCCTGCTCGCCCGGCTGCAGACGATCCCGCGCGAGCTGTACGACGCCGCCGCAGTCGACGGCGCCGGGGCACTCGGCGCCTTCCGGCACGTCACGCTGCCCGGGCTGCGGCCGGCGCTGCTGCTCACGACGGTCCTGTCCACGATCGGCACGCTCCAGCTCTTCGACGAGCCGTACGTCCTCACCGGAGGCGGGCCCGACAACGCGACCCTGACCATCGGCGTGTACCTCTACCAGAACGCCTTCAAGTACTTCGACTTCGGCTACGCCTCCGCCGTCGCCTACGCCCTCACGGTCCTCGTCGGAGTCCTCGGCATGATCCAGTTCCGCCTGCTCGGGGAGAAGTCGTGA
- a CDS encoding ankyrin repeat domain-containing protein, which yields MPIPTPTPRSLRSQDPAAVAVTEAIRSGDLDALRRLLAEDPGLATARVVEDREGCGPGGRSLLHLAADWPGHVPRGPETVAVLVAAGADPDARFVGAHRETPLHWAASNDDVPMIDALVAAGADIEADGAVIAGGTPLADARAFGQWRAARRLLGLGARPTFQDAATLGLDEVVEAGLQASPSPTPQEIDEAFWGACHGGRLTTAVRLRAAGADMDRIGWDGLTPLDIARAGETARNEEVVAWLTAAGARTHAEADEPDRS from the coding sequence ATGCCGATTCCGACTCCGACTCCGCGCTCACTGCGCTCCCAGGACCCCGCGGCCGTGGCCGTCACCGAGGCGATCCGCTCGGGTGACCTCGACGCGCTGCGCCGCCTGCTCGCCGAGGACCCCGGTCTCGCCACGGCCCGGGTCGTCGAGGACCGCGAGGGATGCGGCCCCGGCGGGCGGAGCCTGCTGCACCTGGCCGCCGACTGGCCGGGGCACGTGCCCCGCGGACCCGAGACCGTCGCCGTCCTCGTCGCGGCCGGAGCCGATCCGGACGCCCGCTTCGTCGGGGCCCACCGCGAGACGCCCCTCCACTGGGCGGCGAGCAACGACGACGTCCCGATGATCGACGCCCTCGTCGCGGCGGGCGCCGACATCGAGGCCGACGGAGCCGTCATCGCGGGCGGGACACCGCTGGCCGACGCCCGGGCCTTCGGGCAGTGGCGCGCGGCCCGCCGCCTGCTCGGACTCGGCGCCCGGCCCACCTTCCAGGACGCCGCGACCCTCGGACTCGACGAGGTGGTGGAAGCCGGTCTGCAGGCCTCGCCGTCGCCCACCCCTCAGGAGATCGACGAGGCGTTCTGGGGCGCCTGCCACGGCGGCCGCCTCACCACCGCCGTCCGGCTCCGGGCCGCCGGGGCGGACATGGACCGGATCGGCTGGGACGGCCTCACCCCGCTCGACATCGCCCGTGCCGGGGAGACCGCGCGGAACGAGGAGGTCGTCGCCTGGCTCACGGCGGCCGGAGCCCGCACCCACGCCGAGGCGGACGAGCCCGACCGGTCCTGA
- a CDS encoding LacI family DNA-binding transcriptional regulator: MKVGITDVAAHAQVSEATVSRVINRRQGVSRKTREAVEQAMAELGYERVTQGQLVAVVTEFVSNPFFADVAERIESALAPHGLKTVLCPVFPGGVQELDFLTSLVDKGVAAVVFLSASNTVEGADTDSYELLRQRRVPYVGINGEFADGVPAPVFSTDDALAAELAVDHLHRLGHRRIGMASGPAGNRPADRRVRGFVEAMGRRGIADAEEWVVRQSYSVEGGQAAASTLVGLGATGIVAASDFMALGAVRGIRRQGLSVPDDVSVVGYDGSTVTEFTDPALTTVRQPADRLALEVGRSVLALVSNREVPTGELLFDPELVIRASTGPAAR, encoded by the coding sequence ATGAAGGTCGGGATCACCGACGTCGCAGCCCACGCACAGGTCAGCGAGGCCACCGTCAGCCGGGTGATCAACCGGCGGCAGGGCGTGTCGAGGAAGACCCGCGAGGCGGTCGAGCAGGCGATGGCCGAGCTCGGCTACGAGCGGGTCACGCAGGGGCAACTGGTCGCGGTGGTGACGGAGTTCGTCTCCAACCCGTTCTTCGCGGACGTCGCCGAGCGGATCGAGTCGGCGCTCGCCCCGCACGGCCTCAAGACCGTGCTCTGCCCCGTCTTCCCCGGCGGCGTGCAGGAGTTGGACTTCCTCACCTCCCTCGTCGACAAGGGCGTCGCGGCCGTCGTCTTCCTCTCCGCGTCCAACACCGTGGAGGGCGCGGACACGGACAGCTACGAGCTGCTGCGGCAGCGCCGCGTGCCGTACGTGGGGATCAACGGCGAGTTCGCGGACGGTGTGCCGGCCCCGGTCTTCTCCACCGACGACGCGCTCGCGGCCGAGCTGGCCGTGGACCATCTGCACCGCCTCGGCCACCGGCGCATCGGCATGGCCTCGGGCCCGGCGGGGAACCGGCCCGCCGACCGGCGCGTGCGGGGCTTCGTCGAGGCCATGGGCCGGCGCGGGATCGCCGACGCCGAGGAGTGGGTCGTCCGCCAGTCGTACAGCGTGGAGGGCGGGCAGGCCGCGGCCTCCACGCTGGTCGGCCTCGGCGCCACGGGCATCGTCGCGGCCAGCGACTTCATGGCACTGGGCGCCGTGCGCGGGATCCGCCGCCAGGGCCTGTCCGTGCCGGACGACGTCTCGGTGGTGGGCTACGACGGCTCGACGGTCACGGAGTTCACCGATCCGGCCCTGACCACGGTCCGCCAGCCCGCGGACCGGCTCGCCCTGGAGGTCGGCCGCAGCGTCCTGGCCCTGGTCAGCAACCGCGAGGTCCCCACGGGCGAGCTCCTCTTCGACCCGGAGCTCGTCATCCGCGCGTCGACGGGCCCCGCGGCCCGGTAA
- a CDS encoding aminotransferase class V-fold PLP-dependent enzyme, whose translation MTTSGAAARDVQDPRRGEFPGGAELFRLDPAVAHLNHGSFGAVPLPVAEAQRRLAEEAMADPDAFFVGVPDRIAAARARVAAHLGADPDGIAFVANATEAANLALDALRLNPGDEILVTDHGYGTVVAAAARRARTAVVSLDPGLPDEDAVTEAVLAALTPRTRVALLDRISSPTARPLATPRLLAALRERGITTVVDGAHAPGMLAEPLAGEPDLWFGNLHKWAYAPAGSAVLAVAPAHRARVAPPVPSWEDDRGFPRAVEFRATVDYTGWLAAPEGLDLIAGLGAARVRAHNAELVCHGAELLEEIPGVTALPYGEGLAMRSLRLPAGLARTKQEATALREEIAARFGCRVLIWNRSGGGGIRISGQIYNRPEEYARLTAGLRDLLARG comes from the coding sequence ATGACCACGTCCGGCGCGGCCGCCCGGGACGTCCAGGACCCCAGGAGAGGCGAATTCCCCGGCGGGGCGGAACTGTTCCGGCTCGACCCGGCGGTGGCCCATCTCAACCACGGCTCCTTCGGCGCCGTGCCCCTGCCGGTCGCCGAGGCCCAACGGCGGCTGGCGGAGGAGGCGATGGCCGACCCCGACGCCTTCTTCGTCGGCGTCCCCGACCGCATCGCCGCGGCCCGGGCGCGCGTCGCGGCCCACCTGGGCGCCGACCCCGACGGGATCGCCTTCGTCGCCAACGCCACCGAGGCCGCCAACCTCGCCCTCGACGCCCTGCGCCTGAACCCCGGCGACGAGATCCTGGTCACCGACCACGGCTACGGCACGGTCGTCGCGGCGGCCGCCCGCCGCGCCAGGACCGCTGTCGTCAGCCTCGACCCCGGGCTGCCGGACGAGGACGCGGTGACCGAGGCGGTGCTCGCCGCGCTCACCCCTCGTACGCGAGTCGCCCTGCTCGACCGGATCAGCTCGCCCACCGCCCGGCCGCTCGCCACCCCCCGGCTGCTCGCCGCGCTCCGCGAGCGCGGGATCACCACCGTCGTCGACGGCGCCCACGCCCCGGGCATGCTCGCCGAACCGCTCGCGGGAGAACCCGACCTCTGGTTCGGCAACCTGCACAAGTGGGCCTACGCCCCGGCGGGCAGCGCCGTCCTCGCGGTGGCCCCCGCCCACCGGGCCCGGGTCGCCCCACCCGTGCCCTCCTGGGAGGACGACCGGGGCTTCCCACGCGCGGTCGAGTTCCGCGCCACCGTCGACTACACCGGCTGGCTCGCCGCACCCGAGGGCCTCGACCTCATCGCGGGCCTCGGTGCGGCCCGCGTCCGCGCGCACAACGCGGAACTGGTGTGCCACGGAGCGGAGTTGCTCGAAGAGATCCCGGGCGTGACAGCGCTTCCGTACGGCGAGGGCCTGGCGATGCGATCGCTGCGCCTGCCCGCCGGCCTGGCCCGCACGAAGCAGGAGGCGACCGCGCTGCGCGAGGAGATCGCCGCCCGGTTCGGCTGCCGGGTGCTCATCTGGAACCGGTCCGGGGGCGGCGGCATCCGGATCTCCGGGCAGATCTACAACAGGCCCGAGGAGTACGCACGCCTCACGGCCGGCCTGCGCGACCTGCTGGCCCGCGGCTGA
- a CDS encoding glycoside hydrolase family 36 protein: MSIPVKETVTTAHAAPAPTEPLLDDVSIAVLAPGRPEVRPHWELTSLPGGPRMLSVRADGVPVEIRLSVPLGDAAGFWHPQGGWRRTLVADWEGLSRVCLVDGPAVGCLYEHSGATLLAFAAADPVPEATVRFGVSEENDTHVVHLSLPASDGPHRLLLVPRAPSVAAAMRPLRRWFAAAFPPMPVPDAARLPVYSTWYAFNQDVTADAVEAQAGPAAELGCGVLILDDGWQLFGNGRGYAGCGDWQPDPAKFPDLAGHVARVRERGLRYLLWTAPLLLGPEADCHHRWASSAPARATVPGAFVLDPRLPDVRRHVVELCVSLVREYGVDGLKLDFLDEAAVYAGDGAGDVGLAMTGLLTDVRRALEAVRPGLLLELRQPYVGPGMAPFGNMLRSFDCPADATANRVRTLDTSLLAVGGAVHSDMLMWSRSASVEAVARQLIGSLHAVPQLSVRLDEAPPEHLAAVRFWLGRWRRHRELLLDGLVEPGRPDELYPLVVAARGDECLVSVHGDRVVELDFAAYRRFHLVNGSDRDRVMVDVTGGGGRVAARVHGPDGRMMDDPLALLPEGPRPLAVPRGGLVSLVLTEGPR; this comes from the coding sequence GTGAGCATCCCCGTGAAAGAGACCGTGACCACCGCGCACGCGGCCCCCGCCCCCACCGAGCCGCTGCTCGACGACGTGTCGATCGCCGTCCTCGCCCCCGGCCGCCCGGAGGTCCGCCCCCACTGGGAGCTCACCTCCCTGCCGGGCGGACCCAGGATGCTCTCCGTGCGGGCCGACGGGGTTCCCGTGGAGATCCGGCTCTCGGTGCCGCTCGGCGACGCGGCGGGCTTCTGGCATCCGCAGGGCGGCTGGCGGCGGACGCTGGTGGCCGACTGGGAGGGTCTCAGCCGGGTCTGCCTGGTCGACGGGCCGGCCGTCGGCTGCCTGTACGAGCACTCGGGGGCCACCCTCCTCGCGTTCGCCGCGGCCGACCCGGTCCCCGAGGCCACGGTCCGCTTCGGCGTGTCGGAGGAGAACGACACGCACGTCGTCCATCTGAGCCTCCCCGCCTCCGACGGGCCGCACCGCCTCCTGCTCGTCCCCCGCGCGCCGTCCGTCGCCGCCGCCATGCGGCCGCTGCGCAGGTGGTTCGCCGCCGCCTTCCCGCCGATGCCGGTGCCGGACGCGGCCCGCCTCCCCGTGTACTCCACCTGGTACGCCTTCAACCAGGACGTCACCGCCGACGCCGTCGAGGCGCAGGCGGGGCCGGCCGCCGAGCTGGGCTGCGGGGTGCTCATCCTGGACGACGGCTGGCAGCTCTTCGGCAACGGCCGGGGCTACGCCGGCTGCGGCGACTGGCAGCCGGACCCCGCCAAGTTCCCCGACCTGGCCGGGCATGTGGCCCGGGTGCGCGAGCGGGGGCTGCGCTATCTCCTCTGGACGGCGCCGCTGCTGCTCGGTCCCGAGGCCGACTGCCACCACCGCTGGGCGTCCTCGGCGCCCGCGCGGGCCACCGTGCCCGGCGCCTTCGTGCTCGACCCGCGCCTGCCCGACGTCCGCCGGCACGTCGTCGAACTGTGCGTCTCGCTCGTGCGCGAGTACGGCGTCGACGGGCTCAAGCTGGACTTCCTCGACGAGGCGGCGGTCTACGCGGGCGACGGCGCCGGGGACGTCGGCCTCGCGATGACCGGGCTGCTCACGGACGTGCGCCGGGCCCTGGAGGCCGTACGGCCCGGGCTGCTGCTCGAACTGCGCCAGCCGTACGTCGGCCCGGGCATGGCACCGTTCGGGAACATGCTGCGCTCCTTCGACTGCCCGGCGGACGCGACCGCCAACCGGGTGCGGACCCTCGACACCTCGCTGCTCGCCGTGGGCGGGGCCGTCCACTCCGACATGCTGATGTGGTCCCGCTCCGCGTCGGTCGAGGCGGTGGCCCGCCAGCTGATCGGCTCGCTGCACGCGGTCCCGCAGCTCTCCGTGCGGCTGGACGAGGCGCCGCCGGAGCACCTGGCCGCCGTCCGGTTCTGGCTCGGGCGCTGGCGCCGGCACCGGGAGCTGCTGCTGGACGGTCTCGTGGAGCCGGGGCGGCCGGACGAGCTGTACCCGCTGGTGGTGGCGGCGCGGGGCGACGAGTGCCTGGTGAGCGTGCACGGCGACCGGGTGGTGGAGCTGGACTTCGCCGCGTACCGCCGCTTCCATCTGGTCAACGGCTCGGACCGGGACCGGGTGATGGTGGACGTCACCGGGGGCGGCGGCCGGGTGGCCGCCCGCGTCCACGGGCCGGACGGCCGTATGATGGATGATCCGCTGGCGCTCCTGCCGGAAGGGCCCCGCCCGCTGGCCGTCCCGCGTGGCGGTCTGGTGTCGCTCGTACTCACGGAAGGACCGCGATGA
- a CDS encoding ABC transporter substrate-binding protein gives MTDQQSGRQPGRRQVLRGGSALAAAGLGLTGLTALTGCSGSGDTGAGGSGGAGDPRKGKITVWSWQGPAAELKALIPDFNKSHPDIQVTVEDIGNPAIWDKITTGLAAGGQGLADVLHIGVDYLPGYVERFPGGLADLAPLGATAHKDAFAAGLWQTVSPDGKRVNALPWEANSAGFYYRSDLFERAGVDVGALQTWDETIEAGKQLKARTGAHLLGIDKPASQPDAANFFQMLLQLQGAFYFDLEGRITLDSPEAVRAMTLIKTMNDAGLVSNLAGGWNALMSSLKKGTAAVLPWPTWFGGIIEEQVPEEAGKWKVRLPPAVRRGGPTAATVNSTHLAVAGSSKQQAAAWSFVEFALTRPASQVRIYRGKGIAPALLKAYDDSVFHEPSAFFGGQRKGEIFLGALRAPGSAVNYTADYARALKLVTDAQSKVLLKGADPAKVLGEAASELARQTGRKNVR, from the coding sequence ATGACGGACCAGCAGAGTGGAAGACAGCCGGGACGCCGGCAGGTACTGCGCGGGGGCAGCGCCCTGGCGGCGGCCGGACTCGGCCTCACCGGCCTGACGGCGCTCACCGGCTGCTCGGGCAGCGGCGACACCGGCGCGGGCGGCTCGGGCGGCGCCGGCGATCCGCGCAAGGGGAAGATCACGGTCTGGTCCTGGCAGGGCCCGGCGGCCGAACTCAAGGCCCTGATACCGGACTTCAACAAGTCCCACCCGGACATCCAGGTGACCGTCGAGGACATCGGCAACCCCGCGATCTGGGACAAGATCACGACCGGCCTCGCCGCCGGCGGCCAAGGCCTCGCCGACGTCCTGCACATCGGCGTCGACTACCTGCCCGGCTATGTCGAGCGCTTCCCCGGCGGCCTCGCCGACCTCGCCCCACTGGGCGCCACCGCCCACAAGGACGCCTTCGCCGCCGGTCTCTGGCAGACCGTCTCCCCCGATGGCAAGCGGGTGAACGCCCTTCCGTGGGAAGCCAATTCGGCGGGCTTCTACTACCGGTCCGACCTCTTCGAACGCGCCGGGGTCGACGTCGGGGCGCTCCAGACCTGGGACGAGACGATCGAGGCAGGCAAGCAGCTCAAGGCCCGCACGGGCGCCCACCTCCTCGGCATCGACAAGCCGGCCTCGCAGCCCGACGCCGCCAACTTCTTCCAGATGCTCCTCCAGCTCCAGGGCGCCTTCTACTTCGACCTGGAGGGCCGCATCACCCTGGACTCGCCGGAGGCCGTCCGGGCGATGACGCTCATCAAGACCATGAACGACGCCGGGCTCGTCAGCAATCTGGCCGGCGGCTGGAACGCCCTGATGAGCTCCCTGAAGAAGGGCACCGCCGCCGTCCTGCCCTGGCCCACCTGGTTCGGCGGGATCATCGAGGAGCAGGTGCCCGAGGAGGCCGGCAAGTGGAAGGTCCGGCTGCCCCCGGCCGTGCGCCGCGGCGGCCCCACCGCGGCCACGGTGAACTCCACGCACCTCGCGGTCGCCGGGAGCAGCAAGCAGCAGGCGGCGGCCTGGTCCTTCGTCGAGTTCGCGCTGACCCGCCCCGCCTCCCAGGTGCGGATCTACCGGGGCAAGGGCATCGCGCCCGCGCTCCTCAAGGCGTACGACGACTCGGTCTTCCACGAGCCGTCGGCCTTCTTCGGCGGGCAGCGCAAGGGCGAGATCTTCCTCGGCGCGCTCAGGGCGCCCGGCTCCGCCGTGAACTACACCGCCGACTACGCCCGCGCCCTGAAGCTCGTCACCGACGCCCAGTCGAAGGTCCTGCTGAAGGGCGCCGACCCGGCGAAGGTCCTCGGCGAGGCGGCGAGCGAGCTGGCCCGCCAGACCGGCCGGAAGAACGTGCGATGA
- a CDS encoding carbohydrate ABC transporter permease, which produces MTAARTRHPGRSILLTSGLAIALAAVAVPFYWLAVGATHSSQDIFDSPPPLLPGGHLGKNLATLQETADFGRVVLNSLGIASVYTLLAGAVCTLAGYGFATYRFRGREALFGLLMLGLVVPAQITLVPLFKMMAELHWLNTYQAVIAPNLALPFGIFLMRQSMAALPKELLDSGRMDGCGEFRLFLRVALPPLRPALAALALFLFLYQWNDFIWPLIVLRDDSTFTIPVALASLQGLDETDYGAILAGTAIAAVPMAIVFLALQRHFVSGLLAGAVKE; this is translated from the coding sequence GTGACCGCCGCCCGCACCCGCCACCCCGGCCGGAGCATCCTGCTCACCTCCGGGCTCGCCATCGCCCTGGCCGCCGTCGCGGTCCCCTTCTACTGGCTCGCCGTCGGCGCCACCCACAGCTCGCAGGACATCTTCGACAGCCCGCCGCCCCTGCTGCCCGGCGGCCACCTCGGGAAGAACCTCGCCACCCTCCAGGAGACGGCCGACTTCGGCCGGGTCGTGCTCAACTCCCTGGGCATCGCGAGCGTCTACACACTCCTCGCGGGCGCCGTGTGCACCCTCGCCGGCTACGGCTTCGCCACGTACCGCTTCCGCGGCCGCGAGGCGCTGTTCGGGCTCCTCATGCTCGGCCTGGTGGTGCCCGCGCAGATCACCCTCGTCCCCCTCTTCAAGATGATGGCCGAGCTGCACTGGCTCAACACCTACCAGGCCGTCATCGCCCCCAATCTGGCCCTGCCCTTCGGCATCTTCCTGATGCGCCAGTCGATGGCGGCCCTGCCCAAGGAGCTGCTCGACTCGGGCCGGATGGACGGCTGCGGAGAGTTCCGGCTGTTCCTGCGGGTCGCCCTCCCCCCGCTGCGCCCGGCGCTCGCGGCCCTCGCACTGTTCCTCTTCCTCTACCAGTGGAACGACTTCATCTGGCCGCTGATCGTGCTGCGCGACGACAGCACGTTCACCATCCCGGTGGCGCTCGCCTCCCTCCAGGGACTGGACGAGACCGACTACGGCGCCATCCTGGCCGGCACCGCCATCGCCGCCGTACCGATGGCGATCGTCTTCCTCGCGCTCCAGCGCCACTTCGTTTCCGGGCTCCTCGCGGGCGCGGTGAAGGAATGA
- a CDS encoding polysaccharide lyase family 1 protein — protein MRRRVARRIQAALATLALAAATGAVLSAPSASAATGGATGYATQNGGTTGGAGGQTVRATTGTAIHAALCGRAASSTPITIEVEGTIDHGNTAKVSGGSCNTAAGVIELKQISNVTIVGVGAGAVFDQLGIHIRESSNIVIQNVTVRNVKKSGSPTSNGGDAIGMESDVRNVWVDHVTLEASGGESEGFDGLFDMKDNTQYVTLSYSVLRNSGRGGLVGSSETELSNSFITYHHNLYENLDSRVPLLRGGTAHIYNNHYLRINDSGINSRAGARAKVDSNYFEDSKDVLGTFYTDAAGYWQVSGNTFDNVTWSSPGTDNNPAGPDPQSNTTVTVPYAYTLDAASCVPSVVSRTAGAGKGLQVSDGACSPQTPNPTTPAPTTPAPTTPAPTTPAPTTPAPSTSAPSGTNLSIGAGSDGSGKADGTSYGNVRDGDTATYWSPAGTTGYVSIKWGAPTAVSGVVVKEAAGATGRIGSWRLLNADTGAVLSSGSGAGAVTFTRTTLSKITFEITGSSATPQVAEFETYAG, from the coding sequence ATGAGACGACGAGTCGCACGGCGAATCCAGGCGGCACTGGCCACGTTGGCCCTCGCGGCCGCGACAGGTGCCGTCCTCTCGGCACCCTCGGCCTCCGCCGCGACCGGTGGCGCCACCGGTTACGCGACGCAGAACGGCGGCACGACCGGCGGCGCCGGCGGGCAGACCGTGCGGGCCACCACGGGGACCGCTATCCACGCGGCCCTGTGCGGTCGGGCCGCGAGCAGCACCCCGATCACGATCGAGGTCGAAGGGACCATCGACCACGGCAACACCGCCAAGGTGTCGGGCGGCAGTTGCAACACCGCCGCCGGGGTGATCGAGCTCAAGCAGATCAGCAACGTCACGATCGTCGGAGTCGGCGCGGGTGCCGTCTTCGACCAACTGGGCATCCACATCCGAGAGTCGAGCAACATCGTCATCCAGAACGTGACCGTGCGGAACGTCAAGAAGTCCGGCTCGCCCACGTCCAACGGCGGTGACGCCATCGGCATGGAGAGCGACGTCCGGAACGTCTGGGTCGACCACGTCACCCTGGAGGCCTCGGGCGGCGAGTCGGAGGGCTTCGACGGCCTCTTCGACATGAAGGACAACACCCAGTACGTGACCCTGTCCTACAGCGTCCTGCGCAACTCAGGCCGAGGCGGGCTCGTCGGTTCCAGCGAGACCGAGCTCTCGAACAGCTTCATCACGTACCACCACAACCTGTACGAGAACCTCGACTCGCGCGTCCCCCTGCTGCGCGGCGGCACCGCCCACATCTACAACAACCACTACCTGCGGATCAACGACTCCGGCATCAACTCCCGTGCCGGGGCCCGCGCCAAGGTCGACAGCAACTACTTCGAGGACTCCAAGGACGTCCTCGGCACCTTCTACACGGACGCGGCCGGCTACTGGCAGGTCAGCGGCAACACGTTCGACAACGTCACGTGGTCGAGCCCCGGCACCGACAACAACCCGGCGGGACCGGACCCGCAGTCCAACACCACGGTCACCGTTCCGTACGCGTACACGCTCGACGCGGCGAGCTGCGTACCGAGCGTCGTGAGCCGGACGGCGGGGGCCGGCAAGGGACTCCAGGTGTCGGACGGCGCCTGCTCGCCCCAGACACCGAACCCGACCACTCCGGCTCCTACCACTCCGGCTCCTACCACCCCGGCCCCGACCACTCCCGCCCCGACCACCCCGGCCCCGTCGACCTCCGCGCCCAGCGGCACGAACCTCAGCATCGGGGCCGGTTCCGACGGCTCCGGGAAGGCCGACGGGACGAGTTACGGCAACGTGCGGGACGGTGACACGGCCACCTACTGGTCGCCCGCCGGAACCACCGGCTACGTCTCGATCAAGTGGGGCGCCCCCACCGCCGTGTCCGGGGTCGTCGTCAAGGAGGCGGCCGGCGCCACGGGCCGGATCGGTTCCTGGCGGCTCCTCAATGCCGACACCGGCGCCGTCCTCTCCTCCGGGAGCGGCGCGGGGGCCGTCACGTTCACCCGGACCACCCTGAGCAAGATCACCTTCGAGATCACCGGCTCGTCGGCGACGCCTCAGGTCGCCGAGTTCGAGACGTACGCCGGATAA